The following nucleotide sequence is from Bacteroidota bacterium.
TATGAGGGTTTTGGATACTTCTAACGGAAAGCCTGACATGGAACCGGATACATCTACTATAAACACATATTCTCTTGACGGAATTTGGGCGCTTTCTATTGCTTTGGGCGGCTGAACCATGGCTAAAAAGTAATTTTCGCCCTGAGGGTCGCTGAAAACCATTATTCCCGATTCAATTGTATTCCCTGCCAGGCGATACTTGAAAACAAAATCACGATTTCCACCCAGCGGGTCTTCAAGTTTCAATAAGGCACTTGTTTTGTCTTTAAATGTAAGCTTATGCTGGTGAGTGTTGCAAAAGGCTTCTTTCACTGGCATTCCGGCTGAGAGATTTACTTCTATATCCAGGGTTGAAGCTGTTTTCTGACCTTCGGGCAGATATGGGTTTGCAGTCCAGTTTTCGGATGAATTGTTTTCAGCCAGGCTTGCATTTACGTATCTGGGTCCTACCACCGTGGGATAAACAAACTCGTAGATTTTTTCGGTCGGAACAAGCAGTTCGGTATAGGATAGAATGACTTCCACAATAGCCCCGGGCATGATGTTGGCCACGTTCATCTGAAATACATTAGGCCGGTGCTCTTCGAGTAGGGAGGCTACTTTTCCTTCCTGCTGTGCCTGGTTATAGAGTTGACGGGCTTTCGTTTTGTCTTCTACCAAGGCCACAATCTCTCTTTCGCCAATTCTCATCACCATGCCATGTACCGCAGCCCTGGTCGAGGCCGGGAAAACATAGATGGCTTCGATTGGTGCAGTTCCTGTGTTGGTGTATACCTGTGTAACCTCTATGTTGGCTATTACACCAGCTATATTTACCTCTACCCGGGTCGATTTCAAGGGCATGGATTCCAAACCATCTTCATTGTTTAGTACCTGGAAATAGGGTGACAGGCATTTGTCGGTGGAGGATTCGTCGGATATAGGAAGGTCTACCTGTGCGCTTGTCGATTGGCTGCATAGAATTAATATTGGCAAGAACCAGCCAGATAAGCTGAGTATTTTTGAAATTAAGTTTTTCATTGCTTTGTTTTTGAGAGTAAGTTGAGATTAGTTGTTTAAGGTAAAGTTGATGGGTATGGTGAACCGGACTTTCACTTTTTTATCCCTTTGCTCACCTGGTTGCCAGGGGTCTGTTTTTTTGAGGGCTTCAAGCACAGCCTCAGACAAAGAGGGGTGAGGGCTTTTTATCACCTTTTCCATGATAATTCGGCCATTTTCATCTACCACAAATTCGAGGTATACACGCCCCTTAATGTTTGCATTCTGCGCTTCTTCGGGATAAATAACCAGTTTTTGCAGATGCTTCTGAAAAGCCGATTGATCGCCTTTGTGATAGCGTGGCATTTTTTGCACATTTACGAATGGGATATCGTCAATTTCCTTTGTTTCATCAGGGAATTTATAGTCGAGCAAGGCAGCATTCGGATCAATTTCCGGGTTCCAATCAATATTTGGGTCATCAAGCTCAGCCTCAGTATCTTTTATAATAATAATTTCCTTTGGCATGATTGGCGGAAGTAGCTTGGGTTGCTCTGGCCGTGTAACAGGCATTATTTCTTCAATAATTTTTTCGTTGTAGTTTGCAATTTCCAGGCTCTCAGCTGTGAGGTTCCTGCTTCCAGTTTCGAAGGCCAGAAGCAATAGCGATAGACTTACTAGGATTCCGATTTCGAAATATAGAAATCGTTTTTTCTCCAGGTTGGATTGAATGTTTTTCTTGCTTTTCATAACGGTAAGTATTAAGTGTGAAACATGATTTTACCTTATGATGCACGAACAGAAATTATTCCATAAAAGCAGTGAACTTTTTTAAAGTAGCCAGCCGAATTGCACTGTAGTTAATAGGAATACTTATATTGCAGGCGATATTCACCCAATGCTTCCGGATTTGATTCTTTATGGCACAATATATGATTTGGTTCAGGGAATAATTCCTTTCGCCTTGTTTATAAAAAGCCGGTCATCGAATAAATCTATTTCCGTCACCAGTTGCTCAGGAACCGACGAGGAAATTATTTTGGGTTACAGGCAGAATCAGGAAGAGTCCTGTATCAGTATTTTGTTCGACC
It contains:
- a CDS encoding energy transducer TonB, which produces MKSKKNIQSNLEKKRFLYFEIGILVSLSLLLLAFETGSRNLTAESLEIANYNEKIIEEIMPVTRPEQPKLLPPIMPKEIIIIKDTEAELDDPNIDWNPEIDPNAALLDYKFPDETKEIDDIPFVNVQKMPRYHKGDQSAFQKHLQKLVIYPEEAQNANIKGRVYLEFVVDENGRIIMEKVIKSPHPSLSEAVLEALKKTDPWQPGEQRDKKVKVRFTIPINFTLNN